In Sporosarcina psychrophila, a genomic segment contains:
- a CDS encoding bifunctional 2-methylcitrate dehydratase/aconitate hydratase — MLKLKEQMTMDTLIEEITDYVLNKEITSEEAYKTAHNVLIDTIGCGILALSYPECTKLLGPVVPGTIVPNGSRVPGTSYVLDPVQGAFNIGCMIRWLDYNDTWLAAEWGHPSDNLGGILATADYLSRLRLSEGKKPLVVRDVLEMMIKAHEIQGVLALDNSLNRVGLDHVHFVKIATTAVVTKMLGGGRTEINNALTNAWIDGASLRTYRHAPNTGSRKSWAAGDATSRGVRLAMMAMTGEMGYPTALSAPEWGFQDVLYNQKELTLARPLDSYVMENILFKVSYPAEFHAQTAAECAIILHQEIKERLDDIEKITITTHESAIRIIDKVGPLNNPADRDHCIQYITALGLLYGDVVADHYEDDVANDSRIDQLRNKMIVVEDEQYSKDYLDPSKRSIANAVQVTFKDGSTTEKVVSEYPLGHRFRREEAIPQIREKFSATLMTHYPEKKRTEIEVACESQSKLEQMNVKEFVDLFLL; from the coding sequence ATGTTGAAATTGAAAGAACAAATGACAATGGATACACTGATAGAGGAAATTACGGACTATGTTTTAAATAAAGAAATTACAAGCGAGGAAGCATATAAGACAGCACATAATGTGTTAATAGATACAATCGGGTGTGGAATATTGGCATTAAGCTATCCGGAGTGTACGAAATTACTAGGACCTGTAGTACCGGGTACTATTGTTCCAAATGGCAGTCGTGTACCTGGTACATCGTATGTACTGGACCCGGTCCAAGGCGCATTTAATATTGGCTGCATGATACGATGGCTCGATTATAATGACACATGGTTAGCTGCTGAATGGGGTCATCCGTCCGATAATTTAGGTGGCATTTTAGCTACAGCGGATTATCTAAGCCGTTTACGTCTCTCGGAAGGAAAAAAACCACTTGTTGTACGTGATGTATTGGAAATGATGATTAAAGCACATGAAATTCAAGGCGTACTGGCATTAGATAATAGTTTGAACCGTGTTGGACTTGACCATGTTCATTTCGTCAAAATTGCTACAACTGCGGTCGTCACCAAAATGCTTGGCGGGGGACGTACAGAAATAAATAATGCGTTGACAAATGCCTGGATTGATGGCGCAAGCCTTAGAACGTATCGTCATGCACCTAATACCGGTTCACGAAAATCGTGGGCAGCAGGAGATGCAACGAGTAGGGGTGTACGACTGGCGATGATGGCAATGACAGGCGAAATGGGTTACCCGACAGCGCTATCCGCTCCGGAGTGGGGATTCCAAGATGTTTTATACAATCAAAAGGAATTAACACTGGCACGTCCTTTAGACTCTTATGTGATGGAGAATATACTGTTTAAAGTATCGTATCCAGCCGAGTTCCATGCGCAAACAGCGGCGGAATGTGCCATTATCCTGCATCAGGAGATAAAGGAGCGACTTGATGATATTGAAAAAATTACAATCACGACACATGAATCTGCTATTCGGATTATCGATAAAGTAGGTCCGCTTAACAACCCCGCTGACCGTGACCATTGCATCCAATACATTACGGCACTTGGTTTACTATATGGCGATGTTGTTGCAGATCATTATGAAGATGACGTGGCAAATGACTCACGAATCGATCAATTAAGAAATAAAATGATTGTCGTAGAGGACGAGCAGTATAGTAAAGATTATCTCGATCCGAGCAAGCGCTCGATCGCCAATGCTGTTCAAGTTACATTTAAAGACGGTTCCACAACAGAGAAAGTTGTAAGTGAGTATCCGCTTGGTCATCGCTTTAGAAGAGAGGAAGCTATTCCTCAAATACGCGAGAAATTTTCGGCTACATTGATGACTCATTACCCTGAAAAGAAGCGAACAGAAATAGAAGTGGCGTGCGAAAGCCAAAGTAAGTTAGAACAGATGAACGTCAAAGAATTTGTCGACTTATTTTTGCTTTAA